The genomic DNA ACGGACTTGAAGAAGTCGCCCACCACGGTGTCACACCGATCCGCCACGCCCTCGGCCGCGAGCACGGTGGAGCCCTTCAGCACGTAGTCGAGATCGAACAGGGTGCCCTGGAGCGAGGGATTGCGCTTGAGGATCTCGGCGATGAAGCCACCGTGGCCGCCGCCCACGTCCACCACCCGCTGGCATCCGGAGAAGTCATAGGCGCTGGCGATGGGGGCGTTCTCCAGCGCGGTGAAGCCCGTCACGCCGTTGTCGAAGACTTCGGCGGCCTCGCGGTTCTTCGCCAGGTAGTCGAAGAACATCTCCCCGAGGTTGTGCTCCAGCGCGTTCTTGCCCGTGCGCAGCGTGTAGAGCATCTCCCCGGCGGCATCCCAGAAGGCGGGGTGGGCCAGCATGAGGAGGGCATCGCGCATGGAGCCGGCCACGTCCGTGCACAGCGGCTCGGCCAGCGGGGTGAGGCCGAAGCGGCCCTGCTCGTCCTCGGAGAAGATGCCCAGGCTGGCCAGGGCCCGGAGCGCCCGGTGCAGCGAGCGCGGGTGCGTCTCCGAGCGCAGCGCGAGCTCCTCGAGCGGCTTGGGGCCGTCACGCAGCATGTCCGCGATGCGCAGCTTCGCCACCGTCGTGAGAGAGGCTGTCACCAGGTAGCCCATACCGAGCTGGGCCAGGACGGCTTGGGGGGGAATCTGGGGGATATCCATGGGGGAATTTCCTATACTGCACGAAAATTGAACCCCCACTGGATAACAGAGACAAGGACCTGCTGTCCAGTAGCCCTGCACAATGAGTGCGTATGCGGAATTACTCCTCGCCGGGAGCCTTCCCCTCGACGCCGGTGAGCGGCATCAACGAGGCCCGGAGGGCGAGGATCTGCTCCCGGGCCATGGCCTTGAGCCGCTCCAGGTCCGCGAGCGTCATGCCCTTGGTGGAGATGGGCGTGCCCACCGTCACCAGGGCGCGAGACGTGGCGAAGCGCCACGAGTGCTTGGGCAGCGCCCGGCGCGTCCCGCTCACCGCCATGGGGAGCACGTCCGCCCCCGTCTCGATGGCCAGCCGGAAGGCGCCGTCCTTGAAGGGGAGCAGATCCTCCGTCTTCGAGCGCGTGCCCTCGGGGAAGATCATCACCGGCATGCCCTTGTCCAGCCAGCGGGCACAGATGGCCATGGCCTCCTGGGCGGAGTCCTTCTCGCCCCGGCGCACGGGGATGTCGCCGGCCAGCCACATGCTCCAGCCCACCACGGGAATCTTGAAGAGCGAGGCCTTGCCCAGCCACTTCATCTCCCAGGGCAGGAAGGAGATGAGGAACGGATCCGCGTTGGACTCGTGGTTGCTCACCACCACCGTGCGGCCCGCGGGGCGCACCGGCTTGCCGTGCACGGCGAACTTCCAGAAGGGGTTGAGCCTGGCCGCGGTGACGCCGATGAGCCGGAAGGCGCGCCCCGTCACGACCTTGCGCCGATCGAAGGGCCAGGTGACGACCAGCGGCGCCTGGATGCAGAAGCCCGTCAACGCCACCAGGCCGGTTTCCAGCCACGCATACATGGAGAGCAGTGCGTTCATGAGGTCCCTCCGGACGTATCAGCGGCGGACCTTGGGGTCCAGATCCACGCTCACCGGGCAATGGTCCGAGCCGAGAATCTGGCAATGGATGCCGGCGCGCTTCACATAGGGCATGGCCCCGGGCGAGGCCAGCACGTAGTCCAGGCGCCACCCCACGTTGCGCTCGCGCACCCCGAAGCGCTGGCTCCACCAGCTGTAGTGCCCCCCACCCTTCTCGAAGTGGCGGAAGGTGTCCACCCAGCCGGAGCGGATCCACCGGTCGAGCTCCGCGCGCTCCTCGGGCAGGAAGCCGCTCGTCTCCCGGTTGTCCTTGGGCCGGGCCAGATCGATCTCCTGGTGCGCGGTGTTGAAGTCCCCCATCACCAGGATGCGCTCGCCGTCGCGCAGGCCCTTCTCCAGCAACTTGAAGAGGCGCCGGTAGAAGGCCAGCTTGAACGGCACCCGGCTGTTGTCCCGCTCCTTGCCGTTGCCGTTGGGGAAGTAGCAGTTGACGACGGTCAGGCGTCCGAAGCGGGCCACCTGCAGCCGGCCCTCGGCGTCCATCTCCGGCACGCCCAGCAGCGTCTCCACGGAGTCCGGAACCTTGCGCGCGAAGAGCCCCACCCCGCTGTAGCCGAGGCGCTGCGCCGACACGAAATGGGAGGCACGCCAGCCCTCGGGAGCGCGCACCTCCTCCGGGAGCTGTGACTCGAGCGCTCGTACCTCCTGCACGCCCACCACATCGGCCTTCTCGGCCGCCAGCCAGGTCAGGAAACCCTTCTTGTGGGCCGATCTCAGCCCGTTCACGTTCCAGGAGACGATCCGCACGGTACCGATCTCATTGCCTGACCGGCGCGCGCGGGTCCAGTCCCGCTACGCGCCGGTTGGGTGACAACGAGGCGCACGGAAGGACTTCACGGCGTGTGCGCCGGATAGGCCGGGCCCACGCCACAGGACTGGCGGAAGGCACGCAGGGCCTCGGCGATCTCCGTGCCCGCCTCCACCAGGCCCGCGTGGCCCGCGTCCTCCACCAGCACCCACTCCGCGGCCGGGAGCCGCTCGCGCATCCGCGTCATCTCGAGCAGGGGCACCAACAGGTCGTTCTTCGCGGCGATGATCTGCACGGGCACCCGGAGCAGGGGCAGCACGTCCCAGGAGGGCGGGGCCTCCACCAGACCGCGCATCATCAACCAGAAGGCCTGGGGATCCATCCGGCGCAGGGCCAGCATGAACTCCTGGATGTCCGCGCGAGGAGCGCGGGCCCGCAGCAGCCCCGTGGCACGCCCGAACGGGTACGTCAGCCGCGAGGAGAGCAGCTCGTGGACGAGCGGCGCCACGTGGGGCACCAGGGGCGTCAGGCTCCGGAAGGCGCGGGCCAGGGAGCCTTGCCCGCCCGGCAGGGGGAGGAACCAGGCGCTTGGATCCGGCGTGGAGGGGCTGCCGCCGATGAGCGTCACGGCGGACACCAGCTCCGGCCGGCGCCGGTACAGCTCCAGCACCACGCGCACGCCCATGGAGAAGGCCACGTGGTGCGGCGGGCGCCCGTCACCGCGGACCATCATCTCCTCGGTGACGCGCTCGAGGTCATCCACCTGGACGCGCATCGAGTAGTCCCCCAGGACGGACACGTGGCTCCGGCCATGGCCCCGGTAATCCCAGTGCACCACGCGGTGGTCCTGCTCCAGGTCCGCGACGATGTACCGCCAGAAGTTCTCCGACGTGCCGATGCCGTTGGTGAGCAGCACCGTCGGCCGGGAGGCGAGCGCCGACTCCGCCTCACCCTCCGGGGCATTGCCCACATGCGTGTGGTACGCGACGCGAGTGCCATCGGGGGCGGAGACGAAGCGGGTGAGACGGCGGTAGGGCATGTCCCGCCCACCATTCGGCCGGCCTCCCGCCAATGCAACCCCCGGCGTTCACTATTCGGTGCCCCTGGAGTGCCCGCCATGGTTGTTTGTCGTTCCATGACGCCGACGAAGGCCACGTACGCGAGGTGAGCATGCTGACCGTGGACGCGGAGACATTCGACATCGCGGGTCCGCTGGCGCACTACGCCGAGCACGGCTATGCGCGCCTGGGGCGGCTGCTGGACGCGGAGGGCCTGGAGGCGCTGCGCGAGCGGGCGGACGATCTCATGTTGGGCCGGGTGAGCTACCCGGGCTTCTTCTGGCAGATGGACGCGCCCACGGGCCGGTACGAGGACACGCCCCTGGGGCTCGGCTGGCAGGGCCCCTCGCTGGACTACCGCAAGCTGGAGAAGCTGGAGAAGGATCCGCGCTTCCTCGCGTGGATGGAGAACCCGCTCTTCGAGCGCATCGCCCGGACGCTCATCCCCGGGGACATCTGCCTCTACCGGGCCATCCTCTTCCACAAGGGCCAGCGCGGCGGGAGCGAGCTGCCCTGGCACCAGGATGGGGGTAAGCTGTGGGGCCTCACGAAGGATCCCGAGCTGCAACTGTGGACCGCGCTCGACGACGCGCCGTTGGACGGAGGTTGCGTGGAGGTGGTGCCGGGGAGCCACCGCTGGGGCCTGTCCACGCCGCTCGGGGGCGTGGTGCCGCCGGATCAGGTGGCGGCGCGCGGAGCGGATGGACGGAAGGTCCCGCTGCCGGTGGAGGCCGGCGAGGTGCTGCTGCTGCACAACTACGTCTGGCACCGCTCGAGCCCGAGCCGCACGGGGAGCCGTCGACGGGGCTTCTCGGCCTGCTACATGAGCGCGGACACGCGGTGCGTGCGCAAGAAGAAGGCCCCGCGCGACTTCTTCCCGCTCTTCCGCTCCCGCTGAGGGAGCGGCGCCCTACCCCGCCTTCAACCGGGCCTTGTGGTACGCCGGGAGGCTGATGCGGAAGGTGCTGCCCTTGCCCAGCTCGCTGGAGGCGGAGATCTCCCCGCCGAAGCCGGTGATGATGCCGTGGCAGATGGAGAGGCCGAGCCCCGTGCCCACACCCACTGGCTTGGTGGTGAAGAACGGATCGAAGATGCGGCTGAGCACCTCGGGGGGCATGCCGCAGCCGGTGTCCTTCACCTCGATGATGGCGTGATCGTTCTCGGTGCGCAGGCTGACGCGGATCTCGTTCTTGTCCGGCTGGCCGGGGGCGATGGCGTGGGCGGCGTTGATGAGCAGGTTGAGGACGACCTGGCAGTACCGGGCCTCGCTGCCCTCCACGAGCGGCACGTCGGACACGTCCTTCACCAGGGTGGCGCGGTGGCGCAGCTCGCCGCGGGCGAGCGACAACGCGGAGCCGATGACGCGGGTGAGGTCCACCGAGGTGGGCTGCTCCTCGTCGCCTCGCGAGAAGGTCTTGAGGTCCTGGACGATGAGCCGCACGCGGTTGACGCCCTCGTTCGTCTCCTCCAGCACCTCCTCCAGCTCGTCCAGACGGCCCGTGGGCAGCTCCGCGGACAGCGCGTGCAGCTCCTCGGTGAGGAAGGACAGGTTGGAGATGACGAACGCGAGCGGGTTGTTGATCTCGTGCGCCACGCCCGCGGCGAGCGTCCCCACCGAGGCCAGCCGGTCGGCGACGACGAGGCGCGCTTGAATCTGCTTGCGCTCGGTCAGGTCGCGGGCGGTCACCAGGGTGGCGGGCTGGCCGGCGAAGACGAGCCGCAGGCTGCTGATCTCCGCCGTCACCACGCTGCCGTCCGGAGGCTGGAAGCGGATCTCCCGCACCCGGTGGCCCCCGCGGCCGGCCATGCCATCGAGCGTGCTGGCGGCGACGGCGCGATCCTCCGGGTGGACGAAGTCCAGCAGCGAGCGGCCCACCAGCTCGTTGGCCTGCAGGCGCAGGAAGGCGCACGCGGAGGGGTTGACGTAGAGCAGCGGCCCGCCGCGGTGGACGAAGATGGCCTCGGGCGAGCCCTCGATGAGGGCGCGGAAGCTCTCCTCGGAGCGGCGCAGCGCGCCCTCGGCGGCCTTGCGCTCGGTGATGTCGAAGGACACGCACCCGAGGAAGCGCCGGCCGGAGCTGTCGCGGGCGATGAACCGGTAGGTGAGGAAGTGACGCGGCTCGCCGTCCGGAGTGGGGATCATGCTCTCGGAGACGGTGGGCTGGCCGGAGCGGAAGGCCTGCTCATCCTGCTCGCGCAGGTGGACGACCGTCTCCGGCGGCATGAGCTGCTCGTCGGGGATGGCGCTCACGTCCATGCCCGTCGTCAGCCCGAAGAAGCGCCGGAAGGGCTCGTTGACGAAGACGCGTCGGCCCGACTCGTCCTTCATGTAGGCCAGGGCCGGGTTGTTGTTGAGGAAGGAGTCGAAGAGGTGCTGACTCTCCTGGAGGGCGGTGACGATGGAGGCCACCTCCGTCATCAGGGCCTGCTTCGCCGCGTGCTCGGCGGCGTTGCCCATGGCGGCCCCGAGCAGGCCCGCCATCAGCTCCATGGTGCGATCGTCCGAGTCGACGAAGGCGTAGGGCACCTGCGAGGCGATGCTCAACAACCCCACCGTCTGGTTGTCGCGCTTGAGGGGCACGTTGAGCATGGAGCGGATGCCCATGTTGCGCGACACGTTCTTGTTGACGCGCGGGTCGCGCTCGGTGTCGTCGGTGCGCATCACGTCGCCGCTGAGCACGCTGGCGCCGGCCATGGTGCTGCGGATGGGCAGCCGCACGCCCTGCACGTGCGAGTAGAAGCCGAGGCAGATGCGGAAATACATGTCCTCGCCTTCGATGAGGCCCACGGCGGCGCCGCCCGCGCCACAGAGGATCATCGCCCGCTCGGCGATGAGCCGCATCACCACGTCGAGGTCCAACCCGGCCAGGGCGATGTCGTTCTGCGTCTGGATGATGGCGGCCAGACGTTCGATCTCCCCGCGAGCGGACTCCTCGTGGGACTGCCGGCGCATGTACGCGTAGCTGCGGCGCTCGAGCAGCTCGATGCGGGCGCGCACGTCGGCGGCGTGGAAGGGGGCGACGAGGTAGTCGTCGACGCCGAACTCCAGCAGGGAGGAGATCTCCTCGTCCGAGGTGCTGGGCGCCATGCCCAGCACGATGACTTCGGCGGCGCGGATCTGCGCGCGCAGCTGGTTGAACCACTCGGACTTTTCACGGACCAGCTCGGACCCGACGACCAGCGCATCCACCAGGGAGATGGTGGCGGCGGTCACTTCGGGGCCCGCGGCGACCACCACATCGTGACCCATCCGGGTGAGCTCGGCCCCGATGGGGTGGTCACCGTCGCGACTGAGAAGGAGGAAGCGCATGGAGGGCGGGAGTGGGCTCTTTGGGAGGCAGAAGATTGCTAGATCGGGGCCCTTGCGGTCCACCAGGAGCCCCCGGATTCTGTAAGAACCGTTCTCCTGATGGATGGGAGCCTACTCCTCTTCGTTCCTCCTGGGGGAGAGGGAGGAGGAGGAAGAGGGCTGCCCTGGCCGGTCGTGCCACCAGCGAACGACCCGGCCTTATAAATGCCATGTGTAGGACGTTCCCGTGACGTTCACGAGCGCTGGGGTGGTCGCGATGACCCGGGTCGGAAACACTCCCCCTGGAATTGGAGAGAGGGAGTATTCCACCTGACGTCTGTTCAGGCAGGCGAGCAGCCGCGCGGCCCCTGCGCCGCCCCTACTCCGCGGAGACCAGCTTGACGCGCTTGGGGTTGAACTTGGGGATGGCCTTGCGGTCGACCAGGTCCACGACGTCGAACCGGAGCGGCGGGAGGGTGGGAGGAGGCTCGAAGGAGAAGCGGAAGACGCTGCTGAGGGAGTCGCGGTGCCCCACCAGGTCCCGAGGAGGAACCGGGAGGGACTCGGCGGCGGAGCGCAGGTCGGCGAGCACCTCCTGGTCCATGCTGGGGTCGCAGGAGGGGTAGACGACGGAGGCCTGGAGGAGCCTGCCGGAGGGAGCCTGGACGAGGCGGACCTCGACCTCACAGGTGCGGCCCGACTT from Archangium lipolyticum includes the following:
- a CDS encoding acetylserotonin O-methyltransferase, which encodes MDIPQIPPQAVLAQLGMGYLVTASLTTVAKLRIADMLRDGPKPLEELALRSETHPRSLHRALRALASLGIFSEDEQGRFGLTPLAEPLCTDVAGSMRDALLMLAHPAFWDAAGEMLYTLRTGKNALEHNLGEMFFDYLAKNREAAEVFDNGVTGFTALENAPIASAYDFSGCQRVVDVGGGHGGFIAEILKRNPSLQGTLFDLDYVLKGSTVLAAEGVADRCDTVVGDFFKSVPAGADAYLVKRVLHDWDDDECVSIMKSVRQALPAHGRVLAIDVVISPGNEPSPGKIVDLLMLSSSRGRERTERDFQEMFAAAGLKVSRVIPTPSPLCIVEGVIA
- a CDS encoding lysophospholipid acyltransferase family protein, yielding MNALLSMYAWLETGLVALTGFCIQAPLVVTWPFDRRKVVTGRAFRLIGVTAARLNPFWKFAVHGKPVRPAGRTVVVSNHESNADPFLISFLPWEMKWLGKASLFKIPVVGWSMWLAGDIPVRRGEKDSAQEAMAICARWLDKGMPVMIFPEGTRSKTEDLLPFKDGAFRLAIETGADVLPMAVSGTRRALPKHSWRFATSRALVTVGTPISTKGMTLADLERLKAMAREQILALRASLMPLTGVEGKAPGEE
- a CDS encoding exodeoxyribonuclease III codes for the protein MRIVSWNVNGLRSAHKKGFLTWLAAEKADVVGVQEVRALESQLPEEVRAPEGWRASHFVSAQRLGYSGVGLFARKVPDSVETLLGVPEMDAEGRLQVARFGRLTVVNCYFPNGNGKERDNSRVPFKLAFYRRLFKLLEKGLRDGERILVMGDFNTAHQEIDLARPKDNRETSGFLPEERAELDRWIRSGWVDTFRHFEKGGGHYSWWSQRFGVRERNVGWRLDYVLASPGAMPYVKRAGIHCQILGSDHCPVSVDLDPKVRR
- a CDS encoding alpha/beta fold hydrolase → MPYRRLTRFVSAPDGTRVAYHTHVGNAPEGEAESALASRPTVLLTNGIGTSENFWRYIVADLEQDHRVVHWDYRGHGRSHVSVLGDYSMRVQVDDLERVTEEMMVRGDGRPPHHVAFSMGVRVVLELYRRRPELVSAVTLIGGSPSTPDPSAWFLPLPGGQGSLARAFRSLTPLVPHVAPLVHELLSSRLTYPFGRATGLLRARAPRADIQEFMLALRRMDPQAFWLMMRGLVEAPPSWDVLPLLRVPVQIIAAKNDLLVPLLEMTRMRERLPAAEWVLVEDAGHAGLVEAGTEIAEALRAFRQSCGVGPAYPAHTP
- a CDS encoding phytanoyl-CoA dioxygenase family protein, whose protein sequence is MLTVDAETFDIAGPLAHYAEHGYARLGRLLDAEGLEALRERADDLMLGRVSYPGFFWQMDAPTGRYEDTPLGLGWQGPSLDYRKLEKLEKDPRFLAWMENPLFERIARTLIPGDICLYRAILFHKGQRGGSELPWHQDGGKLWGLTKDPELQLWTALDDAPLDGGCVEVVPGSHRWGLSTPLGGVVPPDQVAARGADGRKVPLPVEAGEVLLLHNYVWHRSSPSRTGSRRRGFSACYMSADTRCVRKKKAPRDFFPLFRSR
- a CDS encoding PAS domain S-box protein → MGHDVVVAAGPEVTAATISLVDALVVGSELVREKSEWFNQLRAQIRAAEVIVLGMAPSTSDEEISSLLEFGVDDYLVAPFHAADVRARIELLERRSYAYMRRQSHEESARGEIERLAAIIQTQNDIALAGLDLDVVMRLIAERAMILCGAGGAAVGLIEGEDMYFRICLGFYSHVQGVRLPIRSTMAGASVLSGDVMRTDDTERDPRVNKNVSRNMGIRSMLNVPLKRDNQTVGLLSIASQVPYAFVDSDDRTMELMAGLLGAAMGNAAEHAAKQALMTEVASIVTALQESQHLFDSFLNNNPALAYMKDESGRRVFVNEPFRRFFGLTTGMDVSAIPDEQLMPPETVVHLREQDEQAFRSGQPTVSESMIPTPDGEPRHFLTYRFIARDSSGRRFLGCVSFDITERKAAEGALRRSEESFRALIEGSPEAIFVHRGGPLLYVNPSACAFLRLQANELVGRSLLDFVHPEDRAVAASTLDGMAGRGGHRVREIRFQPPDGSVVTAEISSLRLVFAGQPATLVTARDLTERKQIQARLVVADRLASVGTLAAGVAHEINNPLAFVISNLSFLTEELHALSAELPTGRLDELEEVLEETNEGVNRVRLIVQDLKTFSRGDEEQPTSVDLTRVIGSALSLARGELRHRATLVKDVSDVPLVEGSEARYCQVVLNLLINAAHAIAPGQPDKNEIRVSLRTENDHAIIEVKDTGCGMPPEVLSRIFDPFFTTKPVGVGTGLGLSICHGIITGFGGEISASSELGKGSTFRISLPAYHKARLKAG